Genomic window (Acidobacteriota bacterium):
GAACCGCGTGGCTGTTACCTGTCGTACCGTTCGAGGTGTCGTTTCTATACCATCCATTGCTTCATACCCCGAAGGAGCGAATCAGGGGCTTCCGCGTCCAGTTCCACCAGGCCGTCATGGTAGGTTCGCGAATAGATGCGCGCGCGGGCCTCGAGCTGCGACAACGCCTTGCCTTCCTCCTGCGGGATCCGCAAACGTACGCGAGCCGGGCGATCTTCCTCGAGCATGTCATCGATACGATCGAGCAAAGTTCCCAATCCGATTCCCTTAACAGCAGACACATGGACTGTGTGTTCGTCATCTCGCAGGGATTCGCGCTGCTTCGGCAGAAGTAAGTCAACTTTGTTCATCACGTGGAGCCGCGGTTTCTTATCGGCTTCGAGTTCCTTGAGGACACTCTCAACCTGGGCGTCCTGTTCGGCAGAGATGGGGCTGTTCGCATCCGACACATGCAGAATCAGAGTAGCGCGCTGTACCTCTTCGAGGGTGGCGCGAAAAGCCGACACCAGCGTGTGCGGCAATTGGCGAATGAAGCCTACGGTGTCGGAGAACAGTACTTTGCGCTTCGTGGGAAGCGTCACGCCACGAATCGTTGGATCGAGCGTAGCAAACATGCGCGATGAGGCAACCACGTCCGACTTAGTAAGCACATTAAACAAAGTGGACTTACCGGCATTCGTATATCCAACCAGTGCGATGGTAGCGACCGGAACCGATTCCCGCCGCTGGCGCTGCTGGGCGCGGATGCGGCGCACGTCCTCGAGTTGTTGCTTGACGTGCCGCACGCGCCGGTAAATCTTCCGCTTATCGGTCTCCAGTTGTGTTTCGCCAGGGCCGCGGGTACCGATGCCGCCGCCAAGTTGCGACATTTCGATGCCACGTCCGGCCAGTCGTGGAAGCATGTATTCCAACTGGGCCAACTCAACCTGCAACTGACCTTCACGCGTGCGCGCATGCTTCGCAAAAATGTCGAGGATCAGTTGCGTTCGATCGATAACGCGTGTGTTCACGATCCGTTCGATGTTTCGTTGCTGCGATGGAGAGAGATCGTGATCGAAAAGGATCACGTCGGCAGAAACCGACGCAGCCGCTCCCGCAATTTCTTCCAGCTTTCCCTTGCCGACGAGCGTAGCGGGCTCCGGGCGGTCGCGATGCTGTGTGAATTCTCCTGTGATTTGCGCGCCCGCGCTGACCGCCAGGCTGCGGAGTTCGTCCAGAGAGTCTTCCCAATTGAACTCGGGAGAATCCGCGGGCAAGCTCGAGGGATCTGAGTTCGCAGCTTGATCGCGGGCCGCCTGCGCTCCCGGCGTGATCGCCGCAGCGCTTACCTTTCCAGCGCCGCGACCCCGCGTGCGGAATTCAACCCCCACCAGGAAGGCGCGCTCCTGCTTCTCGGAAGGGTTCACAACCGGCTTCG
Coding sequences:
- the hflX gene encoding GTPase HflX, coding for MADRPTRGAAKPVVNPSEKQERAFLVGVEFRTRGRGAGKVSAAAITPGAQAARDQAANSDPSSLPADSPEFNWEDSLDELRSLAVSAGAQITGEFTQHRDRPEPATLVGKGKLEEIAGAAASVSADVILFDHDLSPSQQRNIERIVNTRVIDRTQLILDIFAKHARTREGQLQVELAQLEYMLPRLAGRGIEMSQLGGGIGTRGPGETQLETDKRKIYRRVRHVKQQLEDVRRIRAQQRQRRESVPVATIALVGYTNAGKSTLFNVLTKSDVVASSRMFATLDPTIRGVTLPTKRKVLFSDTVGFIRQLPHTLVSAFRATLEEVQRATLILHVSDANSPISAEQDAQVESVLKELEADKKPRLHVMNKVDLLLPKQRESLRDDEHTVHVSAVKGIGLGTLLDRIDDMLEEDRPARVRLRIPQEEGKALSQLEARARIYSRTYHDGLVELDAEAPDSLLRGMKQWMV